In Pontiella desulfatans, one DNA window encodes the following:
- the rpmA gene encoding 50S ribosomal protein L27: MAHKKGQGSSSNGRDSNAQRRGVKRFGGQKVTAGSILVRQVGTKFHAGDNVGCGRDYTLFALKDGVVEFNKRQRKVHIREEAVA, translated from the coding sequence ATGGCTCATAAAAAAGGACAAGGTTCATCCAGCAACGGTCGCGACAGTAATGCACAACGTCGTGGTGTAAAGCGCTTCGGTGGCCAGAAAGTAACTGCGGGCAGCATTTTGGTCCGTCAGGTTGGAACGAAATTCCACGCTGGCGACAATGTGGGCTGCGGACGCGATTACACGCTTTTCGCGCTGAAGGACGGTGTTGTTGAATTCAACAAGCGTCAGCGCAAGGTGCATATTCGCGAAGAAGCGGTTGCTTAG
- the rplU gene encoding 50S ribosomal protein L21, producing MEAYAVIETGGKQYRVQQGDVLDIELLATDEGASVEFDALAVSNGSELSIGTPVVEGAKVKASVVENLRGKKIYSFKKKRRKGYRRKIGHRQELTKIKVEEISA from the coding sequence ATGGAAGCATATGCAGTAATTGAAACCGGCGGAAAACAGTACCGCGTTCAGCAGGGCGATGTTCTTGACATCGAACTGCTTGCAACCGACGAAGGCGCAAGTGTCGAGTTCGACGCTCTGGCCGTTTCCAACGGTTCCGAGCTCTCGATCGGCACCCCGGTTGTTGAGGGGGCCAAGGTTAAGGCTTCGGTTGTTGAAAACCTGCGCGGCAAAAAGATTTATTCTTTCAAGAAGAAACGCCGTAAGGGATATCGTCGTAAAATTGGTCATCGCCAGGAGCTGACCAAAATTAAAGTGGAAGAAATCAGCGCATAA
- a CDS encoding thioredoxin-like domain-containing protein yields MKPSFAIFCTTALLMGGCGSSNRMGSLEKTLEGAVIDHNGNAVNASYALNTNHLLLYFSAHWCPPCRAFTPELVKFYNQNNGGQLFQVLLISNDHTDQEMQAYVRGAKMPWPAVVYHSEARKILNNHYSGQGIPRLVLLDSAGEIVADSFKGKTYLGPNHVLEELAKLLDERERDPAGLSKATGAPLATPEKFKRLYKIDGFGSGAAGNMAFINGKVTQQGAELDTGVVVENITGTYVEISFEGNRYRLKPE; encoded by the coding sequence ATGAAACCCAGTTTTGCAATCTTTTGCACCACCGCGCTGCTTATGGGCGGCTGCGGCTCCTCCAACCGGATGGGGTCGCTCGAAAAAACGCTCGAAGGCGCGGTTATCGACCATAACGGCAACGCGGTCAACGCCAGCTATGCCCTCAACACCAACCACCTGCTGCTCTATTTTTCCGCCCATTGGTGCCCGCCCTGCCGCGCCTTCACCCCGGAACTCGTCAAATTCTACAACCAAAACAACGGCGGCCAGCTCTTCCAGGTCTTGCTCATCAGCAACGACCACACCGACCAAGAGATGCAAGCCTACGTCCGCGGCGCAAAAATGCCGTGGCCGGCCGTGGTCTACCACTCCGAAGCCCGCAAGATCCTCAATAACCACTATAGTGGACAAGGCATCCCCCGCCTGGTGCTCCTCGATAGCGCAGGGGAAATCGTTGCCGATAGTTTCAAGGGCAAAACCTACCTCGGCCCAAACCACGTGCTCGAGGAACTCGCCAAGCTTCTTGACGAACGGGAGCGCGACCCCGCCGGCCTATCCAAAGCCACCGGAGCCCCGCTGGCCACCCCCGAAAAATTCAAGCGGCTCTACAAGATCGACGGCTTTGGCTCTGGAGCCGCCGGGAACATGGCCTTCATCAACGGAAAGGTCACCCAGCAAGGGGCCGAGCTCGACACCGGCGTGGTCGTCGAGAACATCACCGGCACCTACGTCGAGATTTCATTCGAAGGCAACCGCTACCGCCTGAAACCGGAATAA
- a CDS encoding site-specific integrase, with amino-acid sequence MPKQAELRKIERDDRRASKWGISIPQTGKRPRRVFFKTARARDFEFNKLKRLTRDEGHGVLSDVTAADVALLKDIRSILPADIDPREACRFYVAHRCPDSTVSLNEAMRGFLKKQQLAHISQEHYNHIELHLNRLVDGAGRETPVSGVGQDMISDLLLGLPFQPTTVDGHQKNWGTFFNWCVKQQYCAMSPLAGMDRIDIPETEPEFMPVPDVKAFFKAALEIHPDYAPVLALSFFAGMRSSAIRRLERADIDFEQRGIRHRGAQHKTKRRFFVQDFEDNLWAWLEPWRKLTELPNWPSSTAIKWRENIYKKAKVVFPHNAGRHSFCTYHVALFGSADRTANLLTHRGSVSTLYDHYRGNATKAKAERYFKIVP; translated from the coding sequence ATGCCAAAACAAGCTGAATTGCGGAAAATCGAGCGCGACGACAGACGCGCATCGAAGTGGGGTATCTCAATCCCGCAAACTGGGAAACGGCCTAGGCGCGTGTTTTTTAAAACGGCGCGGGCACGGGATTTCGAGTTCAACAAACTCAAGCGGCTTACACGGGACGAGGGGCACGGTGTGCTTTCCGATGTGACGGCGGCGGATGTGGCCCTGCTGAAGGATATAAGGAGCATCCTGCCGGCGGACATCGACCCACGCGAGGCGTGCCGCTTCTATGTAGCGCATCGGTGCCCGGACTCAACGGTTTCGCTTAACGAGGCCATGCGGGGATTCCTGAAGAAGCAGCAACTGGCGCACATCTCACAGGAGCACTACAACCATATCGAACTGCACCTGAACCGACTAGTAGACGGCGCTGGACGCGAAACCCCGGTTTCGGGCGTTGGGCAGGATATGATTTCCGATCTACTGCTCGGGCTCCCGTTCCAGCCGACCACGGTGGATGGCCACCAAAAGAACTGGGGCACCTTTTTCAACTGGTGCGTGAAGCAACAATATTGCGCCATGTCACCGCTAGCCGGCATGGATCGTATCGATATTCCCGAGACGGAACCGGAGTTCATGCCGGTGCCTGACGTGAAGGCATTTTTCAAAGCGGCGCTGGAAATCCATCCGGACTATGCCCCTGTGTTGGCGCTCTCTTTCTTTGCGGGGATGCGCTCTTCGGCCATCCGGCGGCTAGAGCGCGCCGACATCGATTTCGAGCAACGCGGGATCCGGCACCGGGGAGCCCAGCACAAAACGAAACGGCGTTTTTTCGTCCAAGACTTCGAGGACAACCTGTGGGCATGGCTTGAACCTTGGCGCAAGCTGACCGAGCTACCGAATTGGCCGAGTTCCACCGCCATCAAATGGAGGGAGAACATCTACAAGAAGGCGAAGGTGGTCTTCCCGCATAATGCCGGGCGGCATTCGTTCTGCACCTACCATGTGGCGCTCTTCGGATCCGCCGATCGCACCGCCAACCTGCTGACCCACCGGGGAAGCGTTTCTACACTCTACGACCACTACCGGGGAAACGCCACCAAGGCGAAAGCGGAGCGCTATTTCAAGATCGTGCCCTGA
- a CDS encoding alpha-L-fucosidase: protein MKNRLIKRKIGRWIVAVFLSITSCVSSFASSSVDPYAGETKEQRDERMAWWREARFGMFIHWGVYAVPAGTYNGEQIKGIGEWIMLRGKIPVAEYKAYAKEFNPVNYDPVAWAQLAKAAGMRYVVITSKHHDGFALFPSAVSDWDIADASPYGKDLIGPLADAARAEGLKFGLYYSQAQDWTHPGGSFWPNREKEGEGHWDEGQKGDFDSYLDAIAVPQVDEILSRYQPDILWWDTPAWMDNTRAERLLPLLETVPDIIHNNRLGGDYKGDTETPEQHIPATGFKDRDWEVCMTMNDTWGYKSYDQNWKSTKDLIQKLCDIVSKGGNFLLNVGPTAKGEIPLPSIERLQAVGRWMDVNGESIYGTTASPFYRLHWGRCTKKLHGDGATLYLHVFDWPEDGRLLVPGLKNLPVNAILLHSGEALKADSATDGEKSGVVLTLPKTAPDPYSSVIKLEVEGKLEVDSLIPSQDQDGAVKLMPVDADLHNRPYGVHVKLQTAGGSTTIGNWTDAQAWVGWMFEVKQPGTFRVEAELASSQPSRLQWGLAGESMNKVFIEPTEGASHFETRTIGEVTVNEPGIYQLEFKPVNKSWKPISVRNLVLHPAH from the coding sequence ATGAAAAATAGATTAATAAAGCGAAAGATCGGTCGATGGATTGTGGCTGTTTTTCTGTCCATCACATCATGTGTTTCAAGTTTTGCATCCTCTTCCGTCGATCCCTATGCGGGCGAAACGAAAGAGCAACGGGATGAGCGCATGGCGTGGTGGCGCGAGGCGCGCTTCGGCATGTTCATTCATTGGGGGGTCTATGCGGTTCCAGCCGGGACGTATAACGGGGAACAGATTAAGGGCATCGGCGAGTGGATCATGCTTCGCGGGAAGATTCCGGTTGCTGAATACAAAGCCTATGCCAAGGAGTTCAATCCCGTAAACTATGATCCCGTTGCCTGGGCGCAGTTAGCCAAGGCCGCCGGGATGCGCTACGTTGTGATCACCTCCAAGCATCACGATGGCTTTGCTCTGTTTCCTTCGGCGGTATCCGACTGGGATATCGCTGATGCCTCGCCCTATGGCAAGGATCTGATTGGGCCACTAGCGGACGCCGCCCGCGCCGAGGGCCTTAAGTTCGGTCTGTACTACTCTCAGGCGCAGGACTGGACCCATCCGGGCGGTTCCTTTTGGCCGAACAGGGAAAAGGAAGGAGAGGGGCATTGGGACGAAGGCCAGAAAGGCGACTTCGACTCCTACCTCGATGCGATCGCTGTCCCGCAGGTGGATGAAATACTTTCCCGCTATCAGCCGGACATTCTATGGTGGGACACGCCTGCATGGATGGACAACACACGTGCCGAACGCCTTCTGCCTTTGCTTGAAACCGTTCCGGATATCATCCACAACAACCGCCTCGGCGGTGATTACAAGGGCGATACCGAAACCCCGGAACAACACATCCCTGCCACCGGCTTTAAAGATCGCGACTGGGAAGTCTGCATGACCATGAATGACACCTGGGGCTATAAGAGCTATGACCAGAACTGGAAGTCGACCAAGGATTTAATTCAGAAGCTCTGCGATATCGTCAGCAAAGGCGGCAACTTCCTGCTCAATGTCGGCCCGACCGCTAAAGGTGAAATCCCACTGCCCAGCATTGAGCGGCTGCAGGCGGTGGGCCGGTGGATGGACGTCAACGGGGAATCAATCTATGGAACTACGGCCAGCCCTTTCTACCGGCTACACTGGGGGCGCTGTACCAAAAAACTGCATGGTGATGGTGCAACGCTTTATTTGCATGTATTCGATTGGCCTGAAGATGGGAGGCTTTTGGTTCCGGGGCTGAAGAACCTGCCCGTAAACGCCATTTTGCTTCACAGCGGAGAAGCGCTCAAAGCGGACAGTGCAACCGATGGTGAAAAAAGCGGCGTTGTTCTTACGCTTCCTAAAACTGCTCCTGATCCCTACTCATCGGTTATCAAACTTGAGGTTGAAGGTAAACTGGAAGTCGACTCACTGATTCCCTCACAGGATCAGGATGGTGCCGTTAAGTTGATGCCGGTGGATGCCGACCTCCATAACCGGCCTTATGGAGTGCATGTCAAACTTCAAACCGCAGGTGGATCGACTACCATAGGGAACTGGACAGATGCGCAGGCCTGGGTGGGATGGATGTTTGAGGTCAAACAACCCGGAACATTCCGGGTAGAGGCAGAACTTGCTTCCTCGCAGCCTTCCAGGTTGCAATGGGGGCTGGCCGGTGAGTCCATGAATAAGGTCTTTATCGAGCCAACGGAAGGTGCTTCCCATTTTGAAACACGTACGATAGGTGAAGTTACGGTTAATGAACCGGGCATCTATCAACTGGAATTTAAACCTGTTAACAAAAGCTGGAAGCCAATCAGCGTGCGTAATCTGGTTCTGCACCCAGCACATTAA
- a CDS encoding sulfatase, with protein MKMNRGMKIILLGLLLQFMGAGAMAAQPNILFILTDDQGWADFSETVDPNYPEAHCAYLETPNMNRFAHEGIRFTDAYSPAPNCTPTRRSIQYGMTPARQRGTEFIGEFDGVGHLSIAQYIKQANSAYRCALFGKWGEVMDGSWAQQNTKINPTALGYDESDGPTTGNHTGTYYHQSKGKEHFARNFRCEADENPKLTFSVTRRAIDFMARQADEENPFYLQVNYYAIHTAHQARQETMDTYAKKADPDRQLLPGVGPMLEDLDTAIGQLLQALDDLGLADNTYVILSSDNGGEQAYASLPPGSENLPGRNAPLRSTKAYLYEGGIRVPLMVRGPGLQKNVVCREPVALYDLLPTFHELAGGKDVLSAEIDGASLGPVLADPESGQVKRASKALFFHRPRFKKQSHSAIRMGDYKLVLSWTGPWEVGKQELFNLAEDIGETKNLAQKMPEKTKEMTDTLISYLRSIDAEVAE; from the coding sequence ATGAAGATGAATAGAGGTATGAAGATTATCTTGCTGGGGCTACTGCTCCAATTTATGGGGGCTGGAGCCATGGCGGCTCAGCCGAATATCCTGTTCATCCTGACGGATGATCAGGGCTGGGCTGATTTTTCGGAAACGGTGGATCCGAACTATCCGGAGGCGCACTGCGCTTATCTGGAAACCCCCAATATGAACCGGTTTGCTCACGAAGGCATACGTTTTACCGATGCGTATTCGCCGGCGCCCAACTGCACGCCGACGCGCCGCAGTATTCAGTATGGCATGACGCCTGCCCGTCAGCGCGGAACGGAATTTATCGGGGAGTTTGACGGAGTGGGGCATTTGTCTATCGCTCAATATATTAAGCAGGCTAACTCGGCTTATCGCTGTGCGTTATTTGGAAAATGGGGCGAGGTGATGGATGGTTCGTGGGCGCAACAGAACACGAAGATTAATCCAACGGCTTTGGGGTATGACGAAAGTGACGGGCCGACGACCGGGAACCATACCGGAACCTATTATCATCAAAGTAAAGGGAAAGAGCACTTTGCCCGCAACTTCCGGTGCGAGGCGGATGAAAATCCGAAACTGACATTTTCCGTTACCCGCCGCGCCATCGATTTTATGGCGCGGCAGGCGGATGAAGAAAACCCGTTCTACCTTCAGGTCAACTATTATGCCATTCATACCGCGCATCAGGCCCGGCAGGAAACCATGGACACGTATGCAAAGAAGGCTGATCCCGATAGGCAGCTTCTTCCCGGAGTCGGCCCCATGCTCGAAGACCTCGATACGGCCATCGGGCAATTGCTGCAGGCGCTTGATGATTTGGGGCTGGCCGACAATACCTATGTGATCCTGTCGTCCGACAACGGCGGGGAGCAGGCCTATGCTTCCCTTCCGCCCGGTAGCGAAAACCTTCCCGGACGAAATGCGCCGCTGCGCAGTACGAAGGCTTATCTCTACGAAGGCGGCATCCGCGTTCCGCTTATGGTGCGCGGCCCCGGTCTGCAAAAGAATGTGGTTTGCCGCGAACCGGTCGCCCTCTATGATCTGCTGCCCACCTTCCACGAGCTGGCCGGTGGTAAGGATGTGCTGTCTGCGGAAATCGATGGTGCAAGCCTCGGTCCTGTGCTGGCCGATCCTGAAAGCGGGCAGGTTAAACGGGCATCCAAAGCGCTCTTCTTCCACCGTCCCCGTTTCAAAAAGCAGTCCCACTCGGCGATCCGTATGGGCGACTACAAACTGGTCCTGAGCTGGACCGGTCCCTGGGAAGTGGGGAAGCAGGAACTGTTTAATTTGGCTGAAGATATTGGCGAAACAAAAAACCTCGCTCAAAAAATGCCGGAAAAAACCAAAGAAATGACGGATACCTTGATAAGCTATCTCAGAAGTATTGATGCAGAGGTGGCCGAGTAA
- a CDS encoding sulfatase family protein, translating into MNKQLTMKRRSFLTTTCATASVLAVSSARGKKAKPLMKNGKPMNIVVMMVDEWRYDQFGYRGERMIKTPNIDKLAESGNSFDNTYCVSPICTPSRGSLWTGQYTMKHGCNFVTMDKHMPPDQWSYIDTLKKSGYVIGLSGKNHIFNDEFMDKYFDFREEYTHFGKNHGTMTKADQAVYDYRHDEKRPEFKSDTPDQGSVLFEGLIEGPLPFKKEECMTHRIAEDGIRFLRDHADDDKPFMLHYSFPDPHWPNVVPEPYYSMYDPSKIEFEGMDIDWATHPAAHYIQSTANGFGDYTMAERQRIAATMYGQMTFIDDSVGLFMDELKRLGLDENTIVVFTADHGNFGGHYGMIGKTKAFYDSLVRIPLIVQFPGIENGREFSANIENVDIMPTVMEYLGAPAQKGIHGKSFLEILRQGHGTHRNEIFAEIGLNQAPPPVMPLKELDAYAKMRKAKDGNSWFLDYTVKGRSSMLIKDDWKYCHYVGDREELYNLKDDPLELRNHAALGGHETKLAEMRAALLDKILKASMEPDAWSA; encoded by the coding sequence ATGAATAAACAATTAACGATGAAGAGAAGAAGTTTTCTTACGACAACATGTGCAACGGCTTCGGTGCTGGCGGTGTCCTCCGCGCGTGGTAAGAAGGCAAAGCCATTGATGAAGAACGGCAAGCCCATGAACATTGTGGTCATGATGGTCGACGAATGGCGGTACGACCAGTTCGGGTACCGCGGGGAGCGCATGATCAAGACGCCAAACATTGATAAGCTGGCCGAAAGCGGAAACAGTTTTGATAACACCTACTGTGTATCCCCGATCTGCACGCCCAGCCGGGGCAGCCTCTGGACGGGTCAATATACCATGAAGCACGGATGCAATTTCGTGACCATGGACAAGCACATGCCGCCGGACCAATGGTCCTACATCGACACCCTCAAAAAGAGCGGCTATGTCATCGGCCTCTCAGGAAAAAACCACATCTTCAACGATGAGTTTATGGATAAGTATTTCGACTTCCGGGAGGAATACACCCACTTCGGTAAGAACCACGGCACCATGACAAAAGCCGACCAGGCGGTTTACGACTACCGCCATGATGAGAAGCGGCCGGAGTTTAAATCGGATACGCCGGACCAAGGCTCCGTATTGTTTGAAGGCCTGATCGAGGGGCCCCTGCCTTTCAAGAAAGAAGAGTGCATGACGCATCGGATTGCCGAGGACGGTATTCGCTTCCTGCGGGACCATGCGGACGACGACAAGCCGTTCATGCTGCACTATTCATTCCCGGATCCCCATTGGCCCAATGTGGTGCCGGAGCCGTACTATTCGATGTATGACCCTTCAAAGATCGAATTCGAAGGAATGGATATCGATTGGGCAACGCATCCCGCCGCGCATTATATTCAGTCGACGGCTAATGGCTTCGGCGATTATACCATGGCCGAACGTCAGCGCATCGCCGCCACCATGTATGGGCAGATGACCTTTATCGATGACTCGGTCGGCCTGTTCATGGATGAATTGAAGCGATTGGGGCTGGATGAAAATACGATTGTGGTCTTCACGGCGGACCACGGAAACTTCGGGGGGCATTACGGCATGATCGGAAAGACCAAGGCCTTCTACGACTCGTTGGTTCGTATCCCGCTGATCGTCCAGTTCCCCGGCATCGAGAATGGGCGCGAATTTTCCGCAAACATAGAAAACGTAGACATCATGCCGACGGTAATGGAGTATCTGGGCGCTCCCGCTCAAAAGGGCATACACGGAAAATCCTTTCTGGAGATTCTCAGGCAGGGGCATGGAACGCACCGCAACGAAATCTTTGCGGAAATCGGACTCAACCAGGCGCCGCCACCCGTCATGCCGCTGAAGGAACTCGATGCGTATGCCAAAATGCGCAAGGCCAAAGACGGAAACAGCTGGTTCCTCGACTACACCGTCAAAGGCCGCTCCAGCATGCTGATCAAAGACGACTGGAAATATTGCCACTACGTCGGTGACCGGGAAGAGCTCTATAACCTCAAAGACGACCCGCTTGAACTGCGCAACCATGCTGCCCTGGGCGGACATGAAACCAAACTTGCCGAAATGCGCGCAGCTCTCCTCGACAAAATCCTTAAGGCTTCTATGGAGCCCGATGCATGGAGTGCTTGA